In Prunus dulcis chromosome 2, ALMONDv2, whole genome shotgun sequence, a single genomic region encodes these proteins:
- the LOC117619360 gene encoding protein JINGUBANG encodes MFHQISSSLLENKRLSIPLLSASATSPTSSISSNSRSTSSEVDESPRDSGHFELQDHVKCQSPCVPFSGSFSYRSLAVLSGHVGSVSCLALCGEFILSASQGKDIIVWQQPDLRPFTKFGQGDGSVKALVTVGNKVFTAHQDSRIRVWKVSRRSENVFRLVDTLPTTKDYLGKFMKQSNYVQIRRHHKRLWIEHADSISCLAFYNGLIYSGSWDKTLKVWRISDLKCIESIKAHDDAINGLVACNGIVYSASADGKIKAWGKEGKSSHCLKGILEGHKDVSLNSVIVSEDGRWVYGGCSDGFVMGWQGSCGDVQNQIESWKLVCETKAHQMAVLSMCLMGEMLCSGSADKSIGIWKREAFGKLCKVGIISGHEGPVKCLQASPNNVGGGFMLYSGGLDKSLRVWWVPKPSNNRAEETTEEKSIILC; translated from the coding sequence ATGTTTCATCAAATCAGCTCCTCTCTATTGGAAAACAAACGCCTCTCAATTCCCTTGCTCTCTGCCTCAGCAACAAGCCCTACTAGCAGCATTAGCAGCAACAGCAGAAGCACAAGCAGCGAGGTAGATGAAAGCCCGCGGGATTCAGGCCATTTCGAGCTCCAAGATCATGTCAAGTGTCAATCTCCATGTGTACCCTTTTCGGGGTCTTTCTCGTATCGATCATTGGCGGTGCTCTCTGGCCATGTAGGCTCAGTTTCATGCTTGGCCTTATGTGGGGAATTCATTCTCAGTGCTTCACAAGGCAAAGACATCATAGTGTGGCAACAGCCTGATTTGAGGCCTTTCACCAAGTTTGGACAAGGTGATGGCTCTGTCAAGGCACTTGTCACCGTTGGGAACAAGGTCTTTACAGCTCACCAGGATAGCAGGATTAGAGTTTGGAAGGTTTCACGGCGATCGGAGAATGTGTTTAGGCTTGTTGATACACTTCCCACAACTAAAGATTATTTGGGGAAGTTCATGAAGCAGAGCAATTATGTCCAAATTCGGAGACATCACAAGCGATTGTGGATCGAACACGCCGATAGTATATCTTGTTTGGCCTTCTATAACGGCTTGATTTACTCTGGATCATGGGATAAGACTCTTAAGGTGTGGAGGATCTCGGATTTGAAGTGCATAGAATCCATCAAGGCTCATGATGATGCTATTAATGGGCTTGTGGCATGTAATGGGATTGTGTATTCTGCTTCTGCAGACGGAAAAATTAAAGCTTGGGGAAAAGAGGGGAAGAGCTCACATTGTTTGAAGGGTATTTTGGAGGGTCATAAGGATGTTTCACTTAATTCTGTGATCGTTTCTGAGGATGGTAGATGGGTTTATGGAGGCTGTTCGGATGGGTTTGTGATGGGATGGCAAGGGAGTTGTGGTGAtgttcaaaatcaaattgagAGCTGGAAGTTGGTTTGTGAAACAAAAGCACATCAAATGGCTGTTTTGTCTATGTGTTTGATGGGGGAGATGTTGTGCAGTGGCTCAGCTGATAAGAGCATTGGCATATGGAAGAGAGAGGCTTTTGGCAAGCTTTGTAAAGTTGGGATCATTAGTGGCCATGAGGGGCCAGTTAAGTGCTTGCAGGCATCACCAAATAATGTTGGTGGAGGTTTCATGTTGTACAGTGGAGGCCTTGACAAGAGCTTAAGGGTTTGGTGGGTTCCCAAGCCCTCTAATAATAGAGCAGAGGAAACCACAGAGGAAAAGTCCATCATCTTATGCTAG